The Chitinophaga caeni genome segment TTTCCCGCTCCTGCCGTATCCGCACTGAACCGAATCCGCGATGAATACCGCGTTATTGGCATCGCATAAGGAACGGATCTTCTGTAAAAATGCCGGGGTAGCTACCTGTATACCACCGACCCCTTGGATACCTTCAATAATAACGGAAGAAACTTCGTATTGTTGAAAGGCCGCTTCCAGCGCAGCTTCATCCAACCATGGAAGAAATACTACATTGTCCGTTTCATTCACGGGAGCCACGATCTTAGGATTGTCCGTAGCGGCAACGGCCAGCGAAGTCCTGCCATGAAAAGCCTTCTTAAAGGCGATGATCTTCTTTTTACCATTATGGAACGAAGCCAATTTCAAAGCATTCTCATTGGCTTCTGCCCCTGAATTACAAAGAAACAATTGATAATCTTCCTTACCGGAAATCTTGCCCAGCTTGGCAGCTAATTCTTGCTGGATCGGTATCTTGATAGAGTTGGAATAAAATCCGACTTTATTGAGTTGATCTGTTAGTCTTTTAACGTAATGCGGATGGGTATGCCCGATGGAGATTACCGCGTGACCGCCGTACATATCTAAATATTCCTGTCCTTTATCATCCCAAACGAGGGAGCCTTTGGCTTTTTCTATTACGATATCATTGACAGGATAAACATCAAAAAGATTCATGATTGATTCATTTGTGAATTGTGATGAGGAAAGCATTCTAAAAACATCCCCGCGGGTAGGCTGCAAACATTAAAATACGATGGACTTCAATTTCAAACCGGCAGTTTCTTCCAAGCCGAATAGCAAGTTCATGTTTTGAACAGCCTGCCCGGAAGCGCCTTTGATCAAGTTATCCTCGATAGAATGAATCACCAACTTATTACCCACTTTTTCTAACTGGATCAATACCTTGTTGGTATTCACTACCTGTTTCAAGTCAATTTGCTTGTCGCTCACCGTTGTAAAAGGATGTGTTGCATAATAATCCTTGTAGAGCAACACCGCTTCATCCAGCGTCAAATCACAATCCAGGTACGAGGTGATCCAGATCCCCCTGGGATAATCTCCCCTTACCGGAACAAAATTAATATCCTCCGCGAACGATGATTGCAGTGTGCTCAAGGTTCGTCGGATCTCTTTAAGATGTTGATGTGTCAATACTTTATATGTAGATACATTATTCGCTCTCCATGTAAAATGCGAAGTAGATTGCAAGCTCTGCCCCGCCCCGGTAGAACCTGTAATGCCCGTTGTATGCACTTCTTTCAATTTTCCGGCCTTTGCCAAGGGCAATAAACCTAATTGAATCGCTGTAGCGAAGCAGCCGGGATTGGCAATATTTTGCGCAGTGCGGATCGCTTCCCGGTTACATTCCGGCAAGCCGTAAACGAATTCGCGATCTCCGGCCGTTTCTCCCAGGCGGAAATCTTGGCTCAAATCAATGACCTTGATATGGGCGGGCAATGGGTTCGCTTCCATCCATTTCTTAGACTCCCCGTGACCGAGGCACAAAAACAAAACGTCTACTTCGTGATGAATAGCATCGCTGAACACTTGTTCCGTTTCACCCAGCAAATCTGCATGCACCGCATACAAAGGTTTACCGGCATTACTACGGCTATGCACAAACGAAATGGTCACCGAAGGGTGGTTCAATAATAAGCGGATCGTTTCACCGCCCGTATAACCTGCACCACCTATAATTCCGGCCCGAATTGTTTGTTGATTGTTCATCGTTAGTTGAATCGATTTATAAGGATTTGAAAATCTGCTGTTGAATTATTTCTCCTGGTCTGTTTTCACCTGGTGGTAGATCATAGTTTGATTACCAAATATTTTGCTGAAACCGCGCACATCTTCACCGGACCAGCCCTGGTTCATCTCGCCGTATTTACCGAATTTGCTGCTCATCAGGTCGTAAGGCGATTGAATACCCGTTACTTGGAAGCGGTAAGGCATCAAGGTAACGTTCACGGAACCTGTTACATGTTCTTGTGAATGCTCCAGGAATGCCTCGATATCACGCATAACAGGATCCAGTATCTGGCCTTCGTGCATCCAGTTACCGTAGAATTGGGCCAATTGATCTTTCCAGCTTAATTGCCACTTGGTCAAAACATGTTTTTCCAAGGCATGGTGCGCCTTGATAATCACCATCGGCGCAGCCGCTTCGAAACCAACACGCCCCTTGATACCGATGATGGTATCTCCTACGTGAATATCGCGGCCGATCGCGAATGCCCCGGCAATAGATTGCAAATATTGGATGGCTTCGGTAGGATGAGAAAATTGTTTATCATTAATCCCGGTTAATTCACCCTTCACGAAATGGAGGGTAACTTGTTCGGGGTCATTTTTCGTAAGTTGTGTAGGGAATGCGCTTTCGGGCAGCATACCGTCGCTGGTCAATGTTTCTTTACCGCCAACGCTGGTTCCCCAGATACCTTTGTTGATGGAGTACATGGCCTTATCAAAGTTCATGCTTACCCCTTTGGACTTCAGGTATTCAATTTCTTGTTCGCGGCTCAATTTCATATCGCGGATGGGGGTAATGATCTCTGCACCCGGGATCATGATATGGAAGATCATATCGAAACGCACCTGGTCGTTACCGGCGCCGGTACTACCGTGCGCCACGGCATCGGCACCCACTTCTTTCACGTATTCGGCAATGGCCAAAGCCTGGCTCATCCTTTCAGCGCTTACGCTTAAAGGGTAAGTATTATTTTTCAATACGTTCCCGTAAACGAGGAAACGGATCACTTTATCGTAATAAGATTTTACCGCGTCAACAGTTTTATGGCTTTTCACACCTAAATTCAAGGCACGTTGTTCAATTTCCTTCAATTCTTCTTCAGAAAATCCGCCCGTGTTAACAATCACGGAATGTACTTCATAACCTTTCTCTTCCGTTAAATATTTTACGCAATAAGACGTATCCAATCCGCCACTAAATCCTAATACAACTTTTTTCATGATGCCTAATGAATTTTTTTACAGGTGTTGAAAAATTAAAATACTTACAAGGAAAACAGGAAGAAGCGTTTTTTATTGCTCCCGGCGCCGCCGCCATTTTGCTCTTTACGGTTTTGCTTGAGGAGTACGTATTTTTTGAAACGCATCCACCGTTCAAACAACTTGATGTTTCCTTTAAACTTCCTTTTCTTCCGCAAGCCGGAAGCGGAGCGCACCGTTTTTATCATTTTCGCTTTATCGGCAACCACTTGTTTCTCCAATGCCTCTTTTTCCGCGGCCTCCCTGGCTTTTTCTTCAGGATCGTACAGCATGGCCGTACAGATGCAGTTTTTCCGGTTCTTGGCTGTCAAGATATCAAAGTTGACACAACTTTGGCAACCTTTCCAAAACTCTTCATCATCTGTTAACTCTGAATAAGTTACAGGTTCGTAACCCAGTTCGGAATTAATCTTCATCACTGCCAGCCCGGTAGTAAGACCGAAGATCTTGGCATGCGGGTATTTTTTCCTTGATAATTCGAATATTTTATGCTTGATGGACTTCGCGACGCCATGTCCGCGGAAAGCGGGATTCACGATCAAACCTGAGTTGGCAACGAATTTTTCGTGCCCCCAGGCCTCGATATAACAGAAACCGACCCAATCCCCTTCCTGCGTGGTGGCAATTACGGCCTTGCCTTCATCCATTTTTTTCTCTACGTAATCCGGTGATCTTTTGGCAATACCTGTTCCCCTCGCCTTGGCCGACGACTCCATTTCATCCGTGATAATTTGAGCATAATGCTTATCTGCTACGGTTGCAACCCGTACTATGATATGTTGATTTTCCAACTTATTAAAATTGAAAACGTTATCCAAATGTGGTTGAATTTATTCCTTGGTAATGCTAGGAATACAGCAGTCACAACAGACATGTTAAGGTCTCGTTGTGCGATAGCGTGCCTATAAAGTAATGACGGACGCTATCAGATACGAGGTCGTCGGGAAAGATATCTAAAAACGGGACACCCAATAGTATGTACACCCTGTATCAGAGAAGGGTGAAATGCGGAGATGTTGGTATGGGCTTTGGTAATTTCCAACTTCAGTTCAGCGTTAAATTGTTATTAAAATACTTGTTATGTTTTTAGACAATTGCAAAGTTATAATAATAATATTTACCGATGCCCAATTTTTTTGTGAAATATTTTAAAAAATACAGCATCGCCATTATATATAGCGATGCTGTCAATAATATTACTGATAATCAATTAGTTACTTAGTAATCAAATTTATTTCCGGTATTGTCACCCAATGTTCATTTTCGTGTGCCGGGCTGATGGCTTCGAATTTGAAGAATTTTGCCTGCCGCGGTACGTTCAGTTGCACGGTTTGCAGTACCGGGTTATTGGCAATATTACCAAATTGCCCCTTGGCTACCGGGGCTCCCCAGTTTTTGCCGTCCTGGCTAAGGTAAAACGCGTATTCGTATACATTCCCACTACCCTTATCATCCCGGTTCGGGTAATATTTGAAACCCTTCACGGTTACAGTTTCACCCAGGTCTACCGAGATTTCATGCGGATAACCCTTGTTCGTGGTTTTCCAATTGGTGCGCCAAGCTGTATTTAACTGGCCGTCAATGGCTTTCGCGGCTTCGTTGCCGAGAATTTCATCGCTGCTGCCGATCACCTTCCATTTTACCGGGGCCAGGTCGAACTTGGCGGTTACCGTATTCCCCGAACGGGCAACACCTGTTTTGGTAAATGCTTTTGCTTTTACCGTTCCGCCCTGGATGAAAGCAAACGGCGCTGAATAAACCTTTGACTGTGCTGTTGGTTCCCTTCCATCCAGGGTATACCGTACCAGGGTTTCTTTATTAGCATCCTCTATATTGACCAAACCTTGTTGATTTCTCTGGATTTTAGGATCGCTTAGAATCACCGGCGCCAGGTACAATTGAAGCTCGTTGATAACGGGGGCCGCTTTACTATCTAAGAAAGTGATTTTTAGTTTATTAGTGGTGGTGGTCGGCAAGATCAGGATTCTTTTATGCCCGATGGTGGTTCCTGAAGCGATCTCCTCATAAACATGATTTACGAGGGCTTCCACTTTGAAGGACTTCACCCTTTGCCCCAGGGCAATATGTTCTTGCAAAACCAAGCGGTTAAAAGTAAAAGGTTTATAGCTAGATAAATATAGTACAGGCTGTTTCACCGCATCGGATGCAGCCCAGTACGTTTGTGCACTTCCATCGGTAAGATAAATGGCACTCACATTTTTACCAACCCTGGTGCTCGTGGCCGTAGCCCTCAATTTCAACGCGATGTTATTCTTAAAGGCGGCATCCCTAGCCCTTTTAAACTCCATCAGGCGGATAGAATCCCCCCTGGGTATCAAACCCCGGCGATCTACCGGAACATTCAATAACAAGTTGGCGTTCCTGCCCACGGAAGCGTAATAAATCTGCATCAGGTCCTGTACCGATTTTACTTTATCGTCGGTTGCAGGACTGTAGAACCATCCCGGTCTTATGGAAACATCTGCTTCTCCCGGCACCCAATCCTTTCCATCTTCCAGGCCATTATTCAATATTTCGTTGATGCCATGCATCCCCGGTGCAAGCTTATCGGCATTGATCGTGCTCCAATTAGTTTCCCCGGCAAAGCCCTTTTCATTCCCTATCCAACGGCAACCGGGGCCGTTATCGCTGAATATGATCGCGTTGGGATGGTATTTATAGACCACCTTATGAAATAAATCCCAATCGTACACCTGTTTTTTGCCGTTAGGTCCCTCACCGTTGGCGCCATCGAACCATTGTTCGAATACATCGCCGTACTTGGTATGCACCTCTTCCAAGGTCTTGGCAAATATCTCGTTATACCCGGGGGTACCGTAAGCGGGGTGATTGCGATCCCAAGGCGAAAGGTATACACCGAATTTCAACCCGTATTCCTTGCAGGCGGCAGATAATTCGGCCAAAACATCCCCCTTGCCATTTTTCCAAGCGCTTTCCCTTACGGTATGCGTACTATAGGCGCTGGGCCATAAACAGAAGCCGTCGTGGTGCTTTGCAGTAATGATAATCCCCTTCATCCCGGCCAATTTAGCCGTCCTGGCCCATTGCCTGGCATCCAGTTGAGTCGGATTAAAAACCTTCGGACTTTCGTCACCGTGGCCCCATTCCTTATCAGTAAAAGTATTGACACCGAAGTGAATGAACATGTAATATTCCAATTGCTGCCATTTCAACTGTGCTTCGGAAGGCAGGGAACCGTAAGGTTTCAGAACCTGTGCATCAAGGTGTAGGAAGCTACTAAGTAAGGTCGCGGTAGCCAGTAATAATTTCTTCATACGTTTTTGTTACTCTATGTTGACCATCTCGCAATGGACGCAATACATATACTAATTTGTAAATATGATGCAAAATCACATCATTTTCAATAAAAATACAATTGCGGGATGAACTGGTAGGATAATGATAAAATATTTGCAAGGATAGATAAAATACTACGGAATTAAATACCTGGGAAATGTAAGACTGTGTTAAAATTCGATAAGAAGTGCTACAATAAAGGGATTCAAAGAAATACGCCCTTCACGGATATTGTTCTATTCTTTACCCTCATCGCCTAAAATACCTTACCATTTAAACAAGATGAAACCCTTTTCTCACAATAATGTCACAAAAAAACAAGTATATGCGTAATTCATACACCTAATTTTATAAATTTAGTGCTTCAACGTTCATACAGTAACAATACAGCATTATGAATAAGCATTTACATCGCAGAAATTTTCTCAAGAACACCGCGGCAGCCGGTGTTGGCTTGTCGTTGATGGGATCATCGGCAAAACTTTTCGCTGCACAGAAGAAAGATAAAGTAAAAGTAGGTTTGATCGGCGTAGGAGAAAGAGGCCGCGGCCACCTTTCCCTTTGCTTGCACAGGCCGGATGTGGAAGTTGTTGCGATCGCGGATCCTGATACCAACAGGGCCATTCCTGAATCCAGGAAGATGATCGAGAAAATTTACGGTGCAAAGAAAAAAGTTGCCGAGTATTCCAACGGGCCGGAAGATTTCCATAACATGTTGAAACGCGATGATATCGATGCCGTTATTATCGCGACTCCATGGGAATGGCACACGATCCAAGCAGTGGCAGCGATGAAAGCTGGTAAAACTCCGGCAGTTGAAGTTTGCGGCGCTTCCGATGTGCAGGAATGTTGGGAACTGGTAAACACCAGCGAAGCTACCGGCATCCAGGTGTTTGCCATGGAAAACGTTTGCTACCGCAGGGATGTTATGGCAGTATTGAACATGGCGCGCCAAGGTTTGTTCGGTGAAATTACTCACCTGCAAGGTGGCTACCAGCACGATCTGCGCGAAGTGAAATTCAACAACGGTAAACAAGTTTACGGCGGCGGCGTGGAATTTGGTGAGAAAGCTATTTCAGAAGCTCATTGGAGAACCAATCACTCGGTTCACCGTAACGGCGACCTTTACCCTACGCATGGATTAGGTCCCGTAGGTAACGTGATCAACCTCAACAGGGGTAACCGCTTGATGACCTTGTCTTCAGTGGCAACTAAATCCCGCGGATTGCACAAATACATCGTGGATCACGGTGGCGAAAACCATCCGAATGCCAAGGTAAAATTTAACCTGGGCGATATTGTTACCACCTTGTTGAAAACCAGCAACGGTGAAACGATCATGTTGTCTCACGACACGAACTCCCCGCGTCCTTACTCCTTGAACTTCCGCGTACAAGGTACGAACGGTTTGTGGATGGACGATGTAAGATCCGTGCACATCGCCGGTAAATCTAAGCCTCACTCTTACGAGAAAACAGGTGATTTCAACGATCCGGAATCTTATTTCGGTAAATACGACCACCCTTTATGGAAACGTTATGCAAATGACGCTTCCGGTGCAGGGCACGGTGGTATGGACTGGTACGTGATCAATTCATTCATCGAGAGTATCAAGCGCGGTGCAGAATACCCGTTAGATGTTTACGATTTGGCTACATGGTACTCCATCACGCCATTGAGCGAGCAGTCTATTGCAGAAGGCGGTAACGTTCAATACATTCCGGACTTTACCCGCGGCCAGTGGATCAACCGCAAACCGATTTTCGCATTCGACGATCAGTATTAATCCACAGGTTTCCATAACACAGGTGATTATAAAAATACCCCGGCGCAAATGGCACCGGGGTATTTTGTTTATTGCAATTTGCCATATAAAAAAAGAACACCCGCAATGGGATGTTCCTTTTTCAATCTATCTAAATCTCAAACATAAACATTTAAACTACGGAAGTACCCTTTTCAATACTCGTGACGTATACTTCGGGCACTTTATTATATTTTGATTCGTAACGCTGTTTCATGAAAGCGATGAATTCATCTACCTTGTCCGTTTTTACCAAGTTAATCGTACAACCGCCGAAACCACCGCCCATAACCCGGGCGCCTGCAACTTCGGGTCTTTCCTTGGCCCACTCTACCATGAAATCCAGTTCAGGGCAACTAACTTCGTATAACTTGCTCAAACCTTCGTGGGTTGCGTACATCAACTTACCCATATTTTCCAGGTCATTCTGTTGCAAGTATTCGCAAGCAGCTAATACCCTTTCATTTTCTGAAGTCACGTACAAACAGCGATCATATACTTTGGCAGGTAATTTATCCGCATATTCCTTCACCTGTTCAGAACTTACATCCCTTAAACTTTTGATACCCGGCAAGTACTGTTGCAAGATGGCAACTCCTTCTTCGCACTGCGCCCTTCTCACGTTATATTCCGAAGAAGCGAGGGAATGCGATACCATGCTATTGCACAACACGATTTTATATTGATCACCGAACTCGAATGGAAAATAATGGTACTCCAGGCTACGGCAATCAAGGCGCATCACCGTATCTTTTTTCCCGTGCAAATTGGCAAACTGATCCATGATGCCGCATTTTACACCGGGGAACGTATGTTCTGCCAATTGACCTACTTTCGCCATATCCATGCGATCCATACCGAGGTTCAATAATTGGTCTAAAGCAACTACGAGCCCACCTTCCACGGCGGCTGATGAAGATAAACCGGCGCCGATGGGAATATTCCCGTGTAATACGCAATCGAAACCTTTTATTTCGTGCCCCATTTGTTGCATTTGATATACAACACCCATCAGGTAACAGATCCAACCTTCGTTGGTCGGTTGAATATTATTCACTTCAAACGATACCAATTCCCCGTTAAACAAAGCCAATGCATTACAGGTATCCGTACCGTTTAAAGACACCGCGTAAACAATGTTCTTATCGATGGCTCCCGGTAATACAAATCCTTCGTTGTAGTCCGTATGCTCGCCTATTAAATTAATTCTACCGGGTGAAGTAGTGACGATGGGTTCCTTCCCAAATGTTGATATAAATTGCTCCCTTACTTGCTGGATCATATAAGTCTAATAAATGTATTTTTTACACCTAAAAATATAAAACATTTATAAAAGTTGTACCCACCTTTTAAAAAATAACATTATTATGTGAATAGAAAGTTATAAACAGGTGAAATTTCGATGAATTATTACCAGGAAAAAGCAAGTAGGCTCCATTCCTAAACAGCTTAACAAGCATTATAATAATTTGATTCCCAACTTTTAAGTACCATACAAAAGCAAAAACCCACCTCGGTGGGTGGGTTTGCGAATTTTATATAAAAATTATTAGCGACAAATTATTCGGCTGGCAAGCCTTTTTTATAACCGCTCATCGCGTAATAAATCATGTACAGGTAACATGGAATCATGATGATATAAGGAATTTGCCTGTCAGCCATCACGTCGGCCATTTTACCGTAGATTAACGGCAGGATGGCTCCCCCGGCGATACCCATTACCAATAATGCCGATCCGATCTTGGTAAACTTGCCAAGCTTATTGATCGCTAAAGGCCAAATGCCCGGCCACATCAGGGAATGTGCAAAACTCACCAGGATCATAAAGATGATGGCAGTCCAACCGCTGGTTAATATCGCGCAGGTAGTGAATACCATTCCCAGGATAGCACAAAGAATAAATGCCTTCCTTTGGGAAATAAATTTAGGCACCAACACGATACCCAGTAAATATCCTACTGTAAAGGCAATTAAACTACCGATACCGAACTTGGAAGCAATGTCCTGGGTAAACCCTTGCGATTCACCGAATAAAGTCAAGGAATCGATCGCTAATACCTCTACCCCTACATATAAGAATATACAAATTACGCCTAATACGAGGTACGGCACCTGGAATACAGAAGTCCTGCCATACTGGTCCGGTTCATTAGATTCCACGTTGTCTTCCGCGTTAACTTCCGGCAGTGGGGCTTTCCTTACAATGAAGGCCAGGACAAATAAAACGGCTGCCATCACGATATAAGGCACGATCACCTTCGATGCCAGTAATGTCAATTCCGCTTCTTTCTCGGCGCCGCTAAGGGTCTTGATACGTTCGGAGATTTCCGCACTGTCATGGAACAAGAACATGCTCAGGATAAAAATACCGATCATACCGGCCACCTTGTTACAGATACCCATGATACTCATACGCTGCGCCGCGCTATCAATCGGGCCTAAAATCGTAACATAGGGGTTTACGGCTGCTTGCAGCAAGGTCATGCCGGCAGCAGTAGTAAATAAACCCAGTAAGAAAACGATGTAAGAACGGCTTTGTGCCGCGGGGATAAATACCAG includes the following:
- a CDS encoding GNAT family N-acetyltransferase, which gives rise to MDNVFNFNKLENQHIIVRVATVADKHYAQIITDEMESSAKARGTGIAKRSPDYVEKKMDEGKAVIATTQEGDWVGFCYIEAWGHEKFVANSGLIVNPAFRGHGVAKSIKHKIFELSRKKYPHAKIFGLTTGLAVMKINSELGYEPVTYSELTDDEEFWKGCQSCVNFDILTAKNRKNCICTAMLYDPEEKAREAAEKEALEKQVVADKAKMIKTVRSASGLRKKRKFKGNIKLFERWMRFKKYVLLKQNRKEQNGGGAGSNKKRFFLFSL
- a CDS encoding Gfo/Idh/MocA family protein, translating into MNKHLHRRNFLKNTAAAGVGLSLMGSSAKLFAAQKKDKVKVGLIGVGERGRGHLSLCLHRPDVEVVAIADPDTNRAIPESRKMIEKIYGAKKKVAEYSNGPEDFHNMLKRDDIDAVIIATPWEWHTIQAVAAMKAGKTPAVEVCGASDVQECWELVNTSEATGIQVFAMENVCYRRDVMAVLNMARQGLFGEITHLQGGYQHDLREVKFNNGKQVYGGGVEFGEKAISEAHWRTNHSVHRNGDLYPTHGLGPVGNVINLNRGNRLMTLSSVATKSRGLHKYIVDHGGENHPNAKVKFNLGDIVTTLLKTSNGETIMLSHDTNSPRPYSLNFRVQGTNGLWMDDVRSVHIAGKSKPHSYEKTGDFNDPESYFGKYDHPLWKRYANDASGAGHGGMDWYVINSFIESIKRGAEYPLDVYDLATWYSITPLSEQSIAEGGNVQYIPDFTRGQWINRKPIFAFDDQY
- the argG gene encoding argininosuccinate synthase; amino-acid sequence: MKKVVLGFSGGLDTSYCVKYLTEEKGYEVHSVIVNTGGFSEEELKEIEQRALNLGVKSHKTVDAVKSYYDKVIRFLVYGNVLKNNTYPLSVSAERMSQALAIAEYVKEVGADAVAHGSTGAGNDQVRFDMIFHIMIPGAEIITPIRDMKLSREQEIEYLKSKGVSMNFDKAMYSINKGIWGTSVGGKETLTSDGMLPESAFPTQLTKNDPEQVTLHFVKGELTGINDKQFSHPTEAIQYLQSIAGAFAIGRDIHVGDTIIGIKGRVGFEAAAPMVIIKAHHALEKHVLTKWQLSWKDQLAQFYGNWMHEGQILDPVMRDIEAFLEHSQEHVTGSVNVTLMPYRFQVTGIQSPYDLMSSKFGKYGEMNQGWSGEDVRGFSKIFGNQTMIYHQVKTDQEK
- a CDS encoding alpha-L-fucosidase, which gives rise to MKKLLLATATLLSSFLHLDAQVLKPYGSLPSEAQLKWQQLEYYMFIHFGVNTFTDKEWGHGDESPKVFNPTQLDARQWARTAKLAGMKGIIITAKHHDGFCLWPSAYSTHTVRESAWKNGKGDVLAELSAACKEYGLKFGVYLSPWDRNHPAYGTPGYNEIFAKTLEEVHTKYGDVFEQWFDGANGEGPNGKKQVYDWDLFHKVVYKYHPNAIIFSDNGPGCRWIGNEKGFAGETNWSTINADKLAPGMHGINEILNNGLEDGKDWVPGEADVSIRPGWFYSPATDDKVKSVQDLMQIYYASVGRNANLLLNVPVDRRGLIPRGDSIRLMEFKRARDAAFKNNIALKLRATATSTRVGKNVSAIYLTDGSAQTYWAASDAVKQPVLYLSSYKPFTFNRLVLQEHIALGQRVKSFKVEALVNHVYEEIASGTTIGHKRILILPTTTTNKLKITFLDSKAAPVINELQLYLAPVILSDPKIQRNQQGLVNIEDANKETLVRYTLDGREPTAQSKVYSAPFAFIQGGTVKAKAFTKTGVARSGNTVTAKFDLAPVKWKVIGSSDEILGNEAAKAIDGQLNTAWRTNWKTTNKGYPHEISVDLGETVTVKGFKYYPNRDDKGSGNVYEYAFYLSQDGKNWGAPVAKGQFGNIANNPVLQTVQLNVPRQAKFFKFEAISPAHENEHWVTIPEINLITK
- a CDS encoding sugar MFS transporter — its product is MSTMTSTKPASSTATPSNYKQAMVVIGTMFFILGFVTWLNSLLIPFLKQACELTDFEAYFVTFAFYISYFAMAIPSSLILKKIGFTKGMSLSLVVMAIGALVFIPAAQSRSYIVFLLGLFTTAAGMTLLQAAVNPYVTILGPIDSAAQRMSIMGICNKVAGMIGIFILSMFLFHDSAEISERIKTLSGAEKEAELTLLASKVIVPYIVMAAVLFVLAFIVRKAPLPEVNAEDNVESNEPDQYGRTSVFQVPYLVLGVICIFLYVGVEVLAIDSLTLFGESQGFTQDIASKFGIGSLIAFTVGYLLGIVLVPKFISQRKAFILCAILGMVFTTCAILTSGWTAIIFMILVSFAHSLMWPGIWPLAINKLGKFTKIGSALLVMGIAGGAILPLIYGKMADVMADRQIPYIIMIPCYLYMIYYAMSGYKKGLPAE
- a CDS encoding aspartate aminotransferase family protein, with product MNLFDVYPVNDIVIEKAKGSLVWDDKGQEYLDMYGGHAVISIGHTHPHYVKRLTDQLNKVGFYSNSIKIPIQQELAAKLGKISGKEDYQLFLCNSGAEANENALKLASFHNGKKKIIAFKKAFHGRTSLAVAATDNPKIVAPVNETDNVVFLPWLDEAALEAAFQQYEVSSVIIEGIQGVGGIQVATPAFLQKIRSLCDANNAVFIADSVQCGYGRSGKFFSHDYAGVNADIYTMAKGMGNGFPIGGIIIAPHIQASYGLLGTTFGGNHLACAAGLAVLEVMEQEKLMENATALGAYLVKELQALPNVKEVRGRGLMIGIELPDSLAHVRKNLLMQHKIFTGEAKPNVIRLLPSLALSQEHADRFLTAFRKEINI
- the argC gene encoding N-acetyl-gamma-glutamyl-phosphate reductase, giving the protein MNNQQTIRAGIIGGAGYTGGETIRLLLNHPSVTISFVHSRSNAGKPLYAVHADLLGETEQVFSDAIHHEVDVLFLCLGHGESKKWMEANPLPAHIKVIDLSQDFRLGETAGDREFVYGLPECNREAIRTAQNIANPGCFATAIQLGLLPLAKAGKLKEVHTTGITGSTGAGQSLQSTSHFTWRANNVSTYKVLTHQHLKEIRRTLSTLQSSFAEDINFVPVRGDYPRGIWITSYLDCDLTLDEAVLLYKDYYATHPFTTVSDKQIDLKQVVNTNKVLIQLEKVGNKLVIHSIEDNLIKGASGQAVQNMNLLFGLEETAGLKLKSIVF
- the galK gene encoding galactokinase — translated: MIQQVREQFISTFGKEPIVTTSPGRINLIGEHTDYNEGFVLPGAIDKNIVYAVSLNGTDTCNALALFNGELVSFEVNNIQPTNEGWICYLMGVVYQMQQMGHEIKGFDCVLHGNIPIGAGLSSSAAVEGGLVVALDQLLNLGMDRMDMAKVGQLAEHTFPGVKCGIMDQFANLHGKKDTVMRLDCRSLEYHYFPFEFGDQYKIVLCNSMVSHSLASSEYNVRRAQCEEGVAILQQYLPGIKSLRDVSSEQVKEYADKLPAKVYDRCLYVTSENERVLAACEYLQQNDLENMGKLMYATHEGLSKLYEVSCPELDFMVEWAKERPEVAGARVMGGGFGGCTINLVKTDKVDEFIAFMKQRYESKYNKVPEVYVTSIEKGTSVV